The following is a genomic window from Bordetella sp. H567.
GCAGGGCATTGCCGCGATTTTCGAGCGAATCTGACGAGAGCCCATGCCGCCACGCGCCACGCCGTCCGCCCAGGACATCCCCACGCTTTCCGAATCGAACGGCGTCCGCTATCTGCACTTCGACAGCCCCTGGATCCAGGGGGCCATGCGCGTGGCGGATCCGGCGGAACTGGTGCTGGAGTACACCGGCCAGATGATGGCCTGGCTGCTGTTCATGGAACCGCCCCAGGACGGCGCCATCGGCCTGCTGGGCCTGGGTGCGGGTTCGCTGGCGCGGTTCTGCGTGAAGCGAACCCGCAGCCGCGTGGTGGCGGTGGAGTGGAATCCGCGCGTCACGGCGATCTGCCATGCGTTCTTCCGCCTGCCCGGGCCGCCCCGCCTGAGCGTGGAGGAAGACGACGCCGGGGCCTGGGTCGGTGATCCGGCCAATGCCGGCCGCTGTCCCATCCTGATGGTGGACCTGTACGATGCCCAGGCGCGCGGCCCGGTGCGCGATTCCGTGCGTTTCTATCGCGACTGTCGCCGGGTGCTGGGCGATACCGGCGTGCTGGCGGTCAATCTGTTCGGCGAGCACGAGAGCTTTCCGCGCAATATCGACAACCTGTCCGCGGCCTTCGACGGGCGGCTCGCCATGCTGCCGGAGATCGATGCCGGCAACCGCATTGTCCTGGGGTTTTCCGGGCCGCCGATCGATATTCCGGTCGAGGCCCTGCTGGACCGCGCGGCAACGGTGGAGGCCGTCTACGGCCTGCCGGCGCGCCGTTGGGCGCGCGCATTGATCGGCCAGGCGTCCGGAGGCCGGCTCGTTTATTGAGCCAAGGCCCCGCAGCAGGTTGATCCGTGACCCCGCGGCGGGCGTGCCCGAGCGGTCATGCCCAAGGGCGGGGTTCATCCAAACGAAGGTGTGCGCGGAGGCGCCGCCGGTGTAAGATACCCACACCATAATTATGAATTATGGACCCGGAATCCTGCCCATGCACGCCGTCCATCCCGCCGCCGAATCGCCCCAGCCCATCGTGCGCCAGGCCCTGTACCTGGAAGCCGCGCAGCGGCTGCGGGAAATGATCCGCTCGCGTACCCTGGCCGCGGGGGAATGGGTCGACGAACTGCGCGTCGCCGCGCAACTGGGCATTTCGCGTACGCCCCTGCGCGAGGCGCTGAAGCTGCTGGCCAGCGAAGGCCTGGTGCGCCTGGAGCCGCGGCGCGGCTGCTTCGTCAACGAGCTGTCCATGCGCGACCTCGACGACATCTTCCCCCTGATGGCCATGCTGGAGGGCCGCTGCGCGTTCGAAGCGGCGCGCAAGGCCGGTCCGGAGGACATCCGCCGCCTGGCCGGCCTGCATGAAGTCCTGCGGGAGCACGCCGCCGCGGGGCGCATCGATGCGTACTACGAAGCCAACTACGTCATCCATGAAGCCATCCAGGCGCTGGCCGATAACCGCTGGCTGTCCGACACCATCGGCAACCTGCGCAAGGTGCTGAGCCTGTCGCGCCACAAAAGCCTGATGCTGCCTGGACGCATGCGCGCGTCCTGTGCGGAACACATGGCGCTCTTCGCCGCCATCCGCGACCATGATCCGGAACGTGCGGAAACCGTGGCGCGCGATCACCTGCTGCGCCAGCTGGACGCGCTGCACGCCATGGAGCGCCGCGCGAACGGCGCCGTGCCCACCGCCCCGAAGCGTGCCGGCAAGCGGCTTGCGCCCGAGGCCGCGAAATCCCGATCCGCGACGGCCTCGTCCGCCGTGGCAACCGCCAAGGAGCCCGTTCATGACCGTTCCCGAACCGCTCGTTCCCGCGCGCGCGTCGCGCCCGCTCGATAAAGCCATGCCGCGGCGTGAACTCGTCAGCGCACCGTCCGATGCGGACGCCGACACACCGGACGCGCACGCCGGGTTGATGGCGCGCCTGGGCCGCCTTTGGGAGCGCGACCGTTTTCCCCATCAGGCCGCATTGCGGCCCTTGTTCGCGCCGCGGCTGACGGACGTGGCGGCCAACCGGCTGGCTCATGCGTGGTGCCAGGCGTACACGGCGGCCGACGGCAAGGCCAGGCGCGCCATGCTGGCCCTGCTGGCGGCGGCCAGCGCGGCGCAGGCGCAGCAGGACGAAGCCAATGGCCGCCTGTTCCGCCGTTTCAACAACCAGCCCGACGGGCTGCGTTTCCTGGTGGATCTGCGCGCCGATATGCTGCGCTGGCGCAAGCAGGTGTCGGGGCTGCAGGCGCTGGACAAGACGCTGGAAAGCCTGTTGTCCGCCTGGTTCGACGTGGGCCTGCTGGACCTGCGGCGGCTGACCTGGGACACGCCGGCCTCGCTGCTGGAAAAGCTGATCGTGTACGAAGCGGTGCACGAAATCCAGTCCTGGGACGACCTGAAGCACCGTGTCGCGGAGGATCGCCGCTGCTATGCGTTCTTTCATCCGCAGATGCCGGACGTGCCCCTGATCTTCGTGGAGGTCGCCTTCGCGCCGCAGATGGCCGACGACGTGCAGGCCCTGCTCGATACGGCGCAGCCGCCGCAGAACCTGGACAAGGCGCGCTGGGCCATCTTCTATTCCATCTCGAATACCCAGCCGGGCCTGCGCGGCATCAGCTTCGGCAACTTCCTGCTGAAGCGGGTCATCGACCAGCTCCTTTCTGAACTGCCCAAGCTGAAATCGTTCGCGACGCTGTCGCCCATTCCCGGATTCGCCGACTGGCTGGGCAAGCTGAACGCCGACGAAGTCGAAGAAATCGTGCGCGATAAAACCCGCGATCGCGCGCGTCGTGGGGTGCCGGACGGGGCCCGCTGGCTGGCCCGGCTGCGCAAGGCCGCCACCAGTCCGCGGGGCGGCGGCGAAGTGGTCCAGCGTGCCGCGATGAAACTGGCGGCGGCCTACCTGCAATCGATGAAGGCCGGCGCGCCGCTGGACCCGGTGGCGCGGTTCCACCTGGGCAACGGCGCCCGCATCGAGCGTATCAACTGGGGCGCGGATCGCTCGCCCAAGGGGCTGGCGCAGTCGGCGGCGCTGATGGTGAACTACCTGTACGAGCTGGACGAACTCGACGACAACCTGGGGCGGCTGAATTCGGGCAAGCCGGCGGTCAGCCGCCTGATTGCCCGCATAGGGTAGACACCGGGGCCCGGCCGTGGCCGCATGATCAATAATCCTGTACGAACAGCATCGCGCTGAAGGACAATCCGGCACAGTATCGACGCCGCGCGGCGCGCGGCGGCATCCAGACCGGAACAAGAAACAAGGGACATGACGCTCGCCGATCCCCCGCTAGATGCGCCGCCCGATGCCGCGGGGCGCGTGCTGTGCCGCCGCGAAGGTGCGGTCGCCCGCGTCTGCCTGTCCCATCCGGGACGCATGAACGCCATCACGGTGGCGATGTGGCGGGAGCTGGCGCGCCTGTTCCAGGCGCTGTCCGTGGATCGCACGCTGCGCTGCGTGGTCGTGCAGGGCGAGGGCGGCCATTTTGCCGCGGGTGCCGATATCCGCGAATTCCCCCAGGCGCGGGGCGACATGGCGTCGGTCGTGCGCTATCACCGCGAAATACTGGCTCCCGCGCTCGCGGCCATCGAATCCTGTCCGCATCCGGTCGTGGCGCGCATCAACGGCGTGTGCGTGGGCGGCGGGTTGGAAATCGCCTGCCAGTGCGACCTGCGCATCGCTGCGCGCACGGCGCGCCTGGGCGCGCCCATCAACCGGCTGGGTTTTCCCATGGCGCCCGACGAGATGCGCGGACTGCTGAAGGTCGCCGGACATGCCGTGACGCTGGAGCTGCTGCTGGAAGGCCGCATCCTGCAAGCCGAGGAGGCCTGCGCCAAGGGCCTGCTGACCCGCGTCGTCGACGATGCCGAGCTGGACGGCGAAATAGAACGCTGCGTCGGCCGTGTCCTGGCGGGCGCGCCCCAGGCCGCGCAACTGAACAAGCGCATGGCGGCGCGCCTGTCGCGCGGTGAACCGCTCAACGACGAAGAATATCGACGGTTTTTTTCTTATGCGGAAAGCCCCGACCATCGGGAAGGCGTGCGCGCCTTCCTGGCGGGCGAAGCGCCGACCTTCACTGGAGACTGGAAAGAGTGAGCAATGCCAATCTGTACGCGGTACTTGAAACGGGTTTTCCGCCGGATCGCAGCCAGGTCGCGATCGAGACGCCGACACTGCGCTACACCTGGGACGACATCGACCGGGCCAGCGCCTGCCTGGCCAACCTGCTGAAATCCCTGCGTCTGCCCAAGGACGCCCGGGTTGCCGTGCAGGTCGAAAAATCGCCGGAGGCGCTGCTGCTGTATCTGGCCACCCTGCGGGCGGGGCTGGTGTACCTGCCGCTGAACACCGCGTACCGCGAGGCCGAGATCGATTATTTCCTGGGCAATGCCGAGCCGTCCGTCGTGGTCTGCGACAGCGCCAACCTGCCCTGGATACAGCGCCTGGCGGAAAAGTCCGGCGTGCCCCACGTCTATACGCTGGACGATGACCGTACCGGCACGCTGCTGGAAGCGGCGGCCGGGCTGTCACAGACGTTCAAGACGGTGGCGCGCGGCGCGGACGACCTGGCCGCCATCCTGTATACGTCGGGTACCACGGGACGCAGCAAGGGCGCGATGCTGTCGCATGGCAATCTGGCGTCCAACGCACGCGTGCTGAACGCCTATTGGGGCTGGCGTTCCGATGACGTGCTGCTGCACATGCTGCCCATCTTCCACGTGCACGGGCTGTTCGTGGCATCGCACGGCGCGCTGCTGGCGGGCGCCCGCATGATCTGGCTGCCCAAGCTGGACGTGGAGCAGGCGCTGCGCTACCTGCCCGT
Proteins encoded in this region:
- a CDS encoding GntR family transcriptional regulator; its protein translation is MHAVHPAAESPQPIVRQALYLEAAQRLREMIRSRTLAAGEWVDELRVAAQLGISRTPLREALKLLASEGLVRLEPRRGCFVNELSMRDLDDIFPLMAMLEGRCAFEAARKAGPEDIRRLAGLHEVLREHAAAGRIDAYYEANYVIHEAIQALADNRWLSDTIGNLRKVLSLSRHKSLMLPGRMRASCAEHMALFAAIRDHDPERAETVARDHLLRQLDALHAMERRANGAVPTAPKRAGKRLAPEAAKSRSATASSAVATAKEPVHDRSRTARSRARVAPAR
- a CDS encoding enoyl-CoA hydratase/isomerase family protein, coding for MTLADPPLDAPPDAAGRVLCRREGAVARVCLSHPGRMNAITVAMWRELARLFQALSVDRTLRCVVVQGEGGHFAAGADIREFPQARGDMASVVRYHREILAPALAAIESCPHPVVARINGVCVGGGLEIACQCDLRIAARTARLGAPINRLGFPMAPDEMRGLLKVAGHAVTLELLLEGRILQAEEACAKGLLTRVVDDAELDGEIERCVGRVLAGAPQAAQLNKRMAARLSRGEPLNDEEYRRFFSYAESPDHREGVRAFLAGEAPTFTGDWKE
- a CDS encoding spermidine synthase, whose amino-acid sequence is MPPRATPSAQDIPTLSESNGVRYLHFDSPWIQGAMRVADPAELVLEYTGQMMAWLLFMEPPQDGAIGLLGLGAGSLARFCVKRTRSRVVAVEWNPRVTAICHAFFRLPGPPRLSVEEDDAGAWVGDPANAGRCPILMVDLYDAQARGPVRDSVRFYRDCRRVLGDTGVLAVNLFGEHESFPRNIDNLSAAFDGRLAMLPEIDAGNRIVLGFSGPPIDIPVEALLDRAATVEAVYGLPARRWARALIGQASGGRLVY
- a CDS encoding malonyl-CoA decarboxylase domain-containing protein gives rise to the protein MTVPEPLVPARASRPLDKAMPRRELVSAPSDADADTPDAHAGLMARLGRLWERDRFPHQAALRPLFAPRLTDVAANRLAHAWCQAYTAADGKARRAMLALLAAASAAQAQQDEANGRLFRRFNNQPDGLRFLVDLRADMLRWRKQVSGLQALDKTLESLLSAWFDVGLLDLRRLTWDTPASLLEKLIVYEAVHEIQSWDDLKHRVAEDRRCYAFFHPQMPDVPLIFVEVAFAPQMADDVQALLDTAQPPQNLDKARWAIFYSISNTQPGLRGISFGNFLLKRVIDQLLSELPKLKSFATLSPIPGFADWLGKLNADEVEEIVRDKTRDRARRGVPDGARWLARLRKAATSPRGGGEVVQRAAMKLAAAYLQSMKAGAPLDPVARFHLGNGARIERINWGADRSPKGLAQSAALMVNYLYELDELDDNLGRLNSGKPAVSRLIARIG